Proteins co-encoded in one Halorussus vallis genomic window:
- a CDS encoding nicotinamide-nucleotide adenylyltransferase, with protein sequence MNRGFYIGRFQPFHNGHLSVVETISEEVDELVLGIGSAGDSHTRHDPFTAGERIMMITKSLVDLDLVTYAVPIEDLDRNSVWVSHVQSMSPDFDIAYSNNPLVIQLFTEAGVEVRQSPMFNRGVLEGTEVRDRMVKGENWEKLVPDAVVEIVEETGGIERIQKVSDSDSNGE encoded by the coding sequence ATGAATCGCGGGTTCTACATCGGTCGCTTCCAGCCCTTCCACAACGGCCACCTCAGCGTGGTCGAAACCATCTCCGAGGAGGTGGACGAACTGGTGCTGGGCATCGGGAGCGCCGGCGACTCGCACACCCGCCACGACCCCTTCACGGCGGGCGAGCGCATCATGATGATCACGAAGTCGCTGGTCGACCTGGACCTGGTGACCTACGCGGTGCCCATCGAGGACCTCGACCGCAACTCCGTGTGGGTGAGCCACGTCCAGAGCATGAGCCCCGACTTCGACATCGCCTACTCGAACAACCCCCTCGTCATCCAACTGTTCACCGAAGCGGGCGTCGAGGTCCGTCAGTCGCCGATGTTCAACCGCGGCGTGCTGGAGGGCACCGAAGTCCGGGACCGCATGGTGAAAGGTGAGAACTGGGAGAAACTGGTGCCCGACGCCGTCGTCGAAATCGTCGAGGAAACCGGCGGCATCGAGCGCATCCAGAAGGTCAGCGACTCGGACTCGAACGGGGAGTAA
- the pyrF gene encoding orotidine-5'-phosphate decarboxylase: protein MAAFFDRLADRIAEIDSVVSVGLDPDTDRLPEEVRDADLPRWEFNRRIIDATHEHAAVFKPNAAFYEDSDGWRALEKTVEHARTKGVPVLLDAKRADIGNTSRQYAKVLDSVDAITLNPFLGRDSLAPFLDRADAGCFLLCRTSNPGGADVQELELDSGKLVYEAVADLASSWNRNRNVGLVVGATTPEELRAVRERVPELPFLVPGVGAQGGDEEAAAVHATAENGAGLVNSTRGIIFAGEDSEAAFDVAAGEAAADLKARLNRYRD from the coding sequence ATGGCCGCGTTCTTCGACCGCCTCGCCGACCGCATCGCCGAGATCGACAGCGTCGTCTCGGTCGGCCTCGACCCGGACACCGACCGCCTCCCCGAGGAAGTCCGGGACGCCGACCTGCCGCGTTGGGAGTTCAACCGCCGAATAATCGACGCGACCCACGAGCACGCCGCCGTCTTCAAGCCCAACGCCGCGTTCTACGAGGACTCCGACGGCTGGCGCGCCCTCGAAAAGACCGTCGAACACGCCCGGACGAAGGGCGTGCCGGTCCTGCTCGACGCCAAGCGCGCCGACATCGGCAACACCTCCCGGCAGTACGCGAAGGTGCTCGACTCCGTCGACGCCATCACGCTCAACCCGTTCCTGGGCCGGGATTCGCTCGCGCCGTTCCTCGACCGCGCCGACGCTGGCTGTTTCCTGCTCTGTCGGACCTCCAACCCCGGCGGCGCCGACGTCCAGGAACTCGAACTCGACTCCGGAAAGTTGGTCTACGAGGCGGTCGCCGACCTCGCGAGTTCGTGGAACCGGAACCGGAACGTCGGCCTCGTGGTGGGCGCGACCACACCCGAGGAACTCCGGGCGGTCCGCGAGCGCGTCCCCGAACTCCCGTTCCTCGTCCCCGGCGTCGGCGCCCAGGGCGGCGACGAGGAGGCCGCCGCCGTCCACGCCACCGCCGAGAACGGCGCGGGCCTCGTGAATTCGACCCGGGGCATCATCTTCGCGGGCGAGGACTCCGAGGCGGCCTTCGACGTGGCCGCCGGCGAAGCTGCGGCCGACCTGAAAGCCCGACTGAACCGGTATCGAGACTGA
- a CDS encoding DUF7520 family protein has translation MTTETETRSGRPLFAAAGAVVVLMAAVIGAVVGATGEARGATMEFFGVTLFGMTPVSMAVFGVLVTSAVLALVFGLVSLASRYDAETR, from the coding sequence GTGACCACAGAAACCGAGACGCGGTCCGGACGCCCGCTGTTCGCCGCGGCCGGGGCCGTCGTCGTCCTGATGGCCGCCGTCATCGGCGCGGTCGTCGGCGCGACCGGCGAGGCCCGCGGGGCGACGATGGAGTTCTTCGGCGTCACCCTGTTCGGGATGACGCCCGTCTCGATGGCCGTCTTCGGCGTGCTCGTGACCTCCGCGGTGCTCGCGCTGGTGTTCGGCCTCGTGAGTCTCGCGTCGCGGTACGACGCCGAGACTCGCTGA
- a CDS encoding trimeric intracellular cation channel family protein: MNVIGLLAFAVVGSLRGADADLDLLGVAVLGVMTALGGGVTRDLLVDTVPVALRSTTDVSVALVGVGLAVALARLEMGATDHSLVLLADAVGLSAFATTGALVATTAGLSPFGVVVLATVTGVGGGLVSDVLLRNVPFVLVEDFYATCAVLGGVVFWVAISAGAGRRASAVVCAAFVFGLRLLAIRHDWELPTV, from the coding sequence TCGGGTCGCTGCGCGGGGCAGACGCCGACCTCGACCTGCTGGGCGTGGCGGTCCTGGGCGTGATGACCGCCCTCGGCGGCGGCGTCACCCGCGACCTGCTGGTCGACACCGTGCCGGTGGCGCTCCGGTCGACGACAGACGTGAGCGTCGCGCTCGTGGGCGTCGGCCTGGCGGTTGCGCTCGCGCGCCTCGAAATGGGTGCGACAGACCACTCGCTCGTCCTGCTCGCCGACGCGGTCGGCCTCTCGGCGTTCGCCACCACCGGCGCGCTGGTCGCGACGACCGCCGGCCTCTCGCCGTTCGGCGTGGTCGTCCTCGCCACCGTCACCGGCGTCGGCGGCGGCCTCGTTAGCGACGTCCTTCTGCGGAACGTCCCCTTCGTCCTGGTCGAGGACTTCTACGCGACGTGCGCGGTGCTCGGCGGCGTGGTCTTCTGGGTCGCTATTTCGGCGGGTGCGGGGCGGCGCGCGAGCGCCGTCGTCTGCGCCGCGTTCGTCTTCGGCCTGCGCCTGTTGGCGATTCGCCACGACTGGGAGCTACCGACCGTCTGA